A region from the Eptesicus fuscus isolate TK198812 chromosome 1, DD_ASM_mEF_20220401, whole genome shotgun sequence genome encodes:
- the LOC103299725 gene encoding nuclear RNA export factor 2-like, with protein sequence MSKRQQQQKCGALLKDYGTYRNEEDNDGYSSLQGRKNSWGSFRRNFGNRTRHYQHGGYERQPPHLLKDDGYMEMRGVHRYPVRHTPYTMRHEKRRVLWHDEGCLRVTLWHKRKYFRREIGENTQDQTMGSWFKVTVACGRQYDRTWLMDSIQSHCSVPFTPVDFHYVKNRAQFFVQDARAAYALKDVSYKICDQENWKIVIFVNMSAVPYSVRDKLEPEIMEQLKLAMCKRYDVSQKALDLQLLRYDPDLVDHDVDIILNRRNCMAATLQIIEKDFPELLSLNLHNNRLRQLDGLSDISQMAPTVKILNLSKNELNSTWELGKIKGLKLEELWLEDNPLCSTFSDQSTYISAIRKYFPKLLRLDGQELPQPIALDIDRHCLIKPLIKEKCKGSDVMKSQILQFLQQYYLIYDSGDRQSLLGAYHDEACFSLTIPFIQDNPATSSLFEYFKDNRNMKNLQDPNLRFQLLKRTKRDIVSSLCVFPKTQHDLNSFVVDMWFQSENLLFFCVNGVFKEMEGRSQGSVRAFTRTFIATPASDSSMFIMNDELFVRDATPIETQSAFSTQVPTPSCSTGPTLSQEQQEIVQISFSLSQMSL encoded by the exons ATGTCTAAGagacagcaacaacaaaaatgtggtGCTCTATTAAAAGACTATGGGACATACAGAAATGAAG AAGACAATGACGGTTATAGCTCACTTCAAGGAAGAAAGAACAGTTGGGGTTCTTTTCGACGTAATTTTGGCAACAGGACCCGTCATTATCAACATGGTGGATATGAGCGTCAGCCTCCACACCTCCTGAAGGATGATGGATACATGGAGATGAGGGGAGTCCATAGGTACCCAGTCAGACA cACTCCGTATACCATGAGACATGAGAAGAGGAGAGTGCTATGGCATGATGAAGGCTGTCTCCGTGTTACTCTATggcataagagaaaatatttcaggAGAGAAATTGGGGAGAATACACAAGATCAAACCATGGGGAGTTGGTTCAAGGTCACA GTTGCCTGTGGAAGACAGTACGACAGGACATGGCTAATGGATTCTATCCAGAGCCATTGCAGTGTCCCCTTCACTCCAGTGGAC TTTCACTACGTGAAAAACAGGGCCCAGTTCTTTGTCCAGGATGCTCGCGCTGCCTATGCATTGAAGGATGTCAGCTACAAGATTTGTGACCAGGAGAACTGGAAG ATAGTTATCTTTGTCAATATGTCTGCTGTACCTTACTCTGTGCGGGATAAGTTGGAGCCAGAAATAATGGAACAGCTAAAG CTGGCCATGTGCAAACGATATGATGTCTCTCAGAAAGCTCTTGATCTCCAGTTGCTCCGCTATGACCCAG ACTTGGTGGACCATGATGTTGATATAATCCTGAATAGAAGAAACTGCATGGCTGCCACCCTGCAGATCATTGAAAAGGATTTCCCTGAG CTGTTGTCCTTGAACTTGCACAACAACAGACTGCGCCAGCTGGATGGCCTGTCTGATATTTCACAGATGGCACCCACAGTCAAAATCCTGAACCTTTCCAAAAATGAG CTTAACTCTACCTGGGAGTTGGGCAAAATCAAAGGCCTGAAACTGGAAGAACTGTGGCTGGAAGATAACCCTTTGTGCAGCACCTTTTCAGACCAGTCCACTTACATAAG CGCCATCAGGAAATACTTCCCCAAGTTGTTACGCTTG GATGGCCAGGAATTACCCCAACCGATTGCTCTTGACATTGACAGACACTGCTTAATAAAGCCCTTAATAAAg GAAAAATGTAAAGGATCTGATGTTATGAAGAGTCAAATCCTGCAATTTCTGCAGCA ATATTACTTGATCTATGACTCTGGAGACAGACAGAGTCTCCTCGGTGCTTATCACGATGAGGCCTGCTTCTCTTTGACCATTCCCTTCATCCAAGACAACCCAGCCAC AAGCAGCTTGTTTGAGTACTTCAAGGATAACAGGAATATGAAGAACCTCCAGGACCCCA ACCTGCGTTTTCAGCTGCTGAAACGTACAAAACGTGACATTGTGagctctctctgtgtgtttcccAAAACTCAGCATGACCTCAACTCCTTTGTGGTGGACATGTGGTTCCAGTCG GAAAACCTGCTTTTCTTCTGTGTCAACGGAGTGTTTAAAGAAA tgGAAGGAAGGTCTCAGGGTTCTGTGCGTGCCTTCACCCGGACCTTCATCGCTACCCCTGCCAGCGATTCCAG